From a single Arachis hypogaea cultivar Tifrunner chromosome 3, arahy.Tifrunner.gnm2.J5K5, whole genome shotgun sequence genomic region:
- the LOC112791109 gene encoding ras-related protein RABC1: protein MDSSLGQQEFDYLFKLLMIGDSGVGKSSLLLSFTSDDFQDLSPTIGVDFKIKYVTIGGKQLKLAIWDTAGQERFRTLTSSYYRGAQGIIMVYDVTRRETFTNLSDIWAKEIDLYSTNQDCIKMLVGNKVDKESERVVTKKEGIEFAREYGCLFTECSAKTRVNVQQCFEELVLKILDTPSLLAEGSKGVKKNIFKERPPETDTSTSSCC, encoded by the exons ATGGATTCGAGTTTGGGGCAGCAGGAATTCGATTATCTGTTCAAATTGTTGATGATTGGGGACTCTGGTGTTGGCAAGAGCAGCCTACTCCTCAGTTTCACCTCCGATGATTTTCAAGATCTCTCCCCCACCATTG GTGTTGATTTTAAGATCAAATATGTTACTATCGGTGGTAAACAGCTCAAGCTTGCCATTTGGGATACTG CTGGTCAAGAGAGATTCAGAACGCTCACAAGTTCTTACTACCGAGGGGCACAAGGGATCATTATGG TTTATGATGTAACGCGACGGGAAACATTTACAAATCTTTCTGACATATGGGCAAAGGAAATTGACCTCTATTCAACAAATCAAGACTGCATCAAGATGCTTGTTGGAAACAAAGTAGACAAG GAGAGTGaaagagttgtgacaaagaaagAGGGAATAGAATTTGCCAGGGAATATGGTTGCCTGTTTACTGAATGCAGTGCTAAAACTCGGGTCAATGTACAACAATGCTTTGAAGAGCTTGTTTTGAAG ATTTTGGATACACCTAGCCTCTTAGCCGAGGGTTCTAAAGGGGTCAAGAAGAACATTTTCAAGGAGAGGCCACCCGAAACTGATACATCCACGAGTAGCTGTTGCTGA
- the LOC112791110 gene encoding uncharacterized protein, with product MVGACRAPPISHLPPWNPKTPSSLSRRVFLLSLPLSSAFLQSSSYAASTVYDPVSPSEKDASTLISLRVSEAVNLLEKGKELQARGDFNGSLDCFSKVIENYKDLAFSEYARVGRALALYEVGDREEAIAEMEDVSISLKGYPEVHAALAAALYADKHAPLLAENQFTIATLLDPHFTDLSYVRDTKHWPPSLISSLKHFITLS from the exons ATGGTGGGTGCGTGCAGAGCACCTCCCATTTCCCATCTTCCTCCATGGAACCCCAAAACCCCATCTTCTTTAAGCAGGCGTGTGTTCCTCTTGTCTCTGCCCCTCTCTTCAGCCTTCCTTCAATCATCTTCCTATGCTGCCTCCACAGTGTATGATCCAGTAAGCCCTTCTGAGAAAGATGCAAGCACTTTGATTTCGCTCAGAGTCTCTGAAGCTGTGAACTTGTTGGAAAAAGGCAAAGAATTGCAAGCTCGCGGTGACTTCAATGGCTCTCTTGACTGCTTTTCTAAG GTTATTGAAAACTATAAAGACTTGGCATTCTCAGAGTACGCAAGGGTAGGAAGAGCACTTGCACTCTATGAAGTTGGTGACAGAGAAGAAGCCATTGCAGAGATGGAAGACGTTTCCATATCTCTAAAGGGCTATCCAG AAGTACATGCAGCTCTTGCAGCAGCCTTATATGCAGATAAGCATGCTCCATTGCTTGCTGAGAACCAGTTCACAATTGCAACACTGCTTGATCCCCATTTCACAGACCTTTCATATGTCAGAGACACCAAGCACTGGCCTCCAAGTTTGATTAGTTCTCTGAAGCACTTCATCACACTATCTTAG
- the LOC112791111 gene encoding U-box domain-containing protein 26-like produces the protein MTIPHLFRCPISLDLFEDPVTLCTGQTYDRSSIEKWLGTGNLICPVTMQKLHDPSIVPNHTLRHLIHQWLQLGPQFHPGNSATIDSLAALKHTLQSQEDDTLENKLQVLEKINVFFSGEYSSFSRSCFVQLGLLPLLLELVFGGGTIEESHVVSNNDHMKFIEIALGCIVKLLHLGYDLEALNIIKDDESKLATFVVLFEKGTITVKSSLCHIIESASSSETTQELCYVFGNTQKLVHEIVLVLVQNCDASEDAVKAILALCSLNSNRESLVREGAIEGIITYISMISSSSGNEITQIRGQNKKLVTSIAMGIVVKLLELESGRETLVSHPNGVDTLVKLVFSVKCDQDCSDSAVEALSIVCGDYMSAREQAIGAGVMTKLLLLMQSHCATTTKSKTRMLLKLLKSKWIQVPK, from the coding sequence ATGACCATTCCACACTTATTCAGATGCCCTATCAGTTTGGACTTGTTTGAAGATCCAGTGACTCTATGCACGGGTCAAACCTATGACAGATCAAGCATAGAGAAATGGTTAGGTACAGGTAACCTGATATGCCCTGTCACAATGCAGAAGCTCCATGACCCTTCCATTGTTCCCAATCACACCCTCCGCCACTTGATCCACCAGTGGCTTCAACTTGGTCCTCAATTTCACCCTGGTAACTCTGCAACTATTGATTCTCTAGCTGCTTTGAAACACACCCTTCAATCTCAAGAGGATGATACCTTAGAGAACAAGCTCCAAGTACTTGAGAAAATCAATGTCTTCTTTTCTGGTGAGTATAGTTCTTTCAGCAGATCATGTTTCGTACAACTTGGTCTTTTGCCTCTGCTCCTGGAACTAGTTTTTGGAGGAGGAACAATAGAAGAATCTCATGTTGTATCAAATAATGATCACATGAAATTTATAGAGATTGCACTTGGTTGCATTGTGAAACTGCTGCATCTTGGTTATGATTTGGAGGCTCTAAATATTATCAAAGATGATGAGTCTAAATTAGCAACATTTGTGGTGTTATTTGAAAAAGGCACAATTACTGTTAAATCTAGCTTGTGTCATATTATAGAGTCAGCATCATCATCTGAGACAACACAAGAGTTATGTTATGTTTTCGGAAACACTCAGAAACTAGTGCATGAGATTGTTTTAGTACTTGTTCAAAATTGTGATGCTTCTGAGGATGCAGTTAAGGCCATTTTAGCACTGTGTTCATTGAATTCCAACAGAGAGAGTTTGGTGAGAGAAGGAGCAATAGAAGGGATCATAACATACATTTCAATGATTTCATCATCATCAGGTAATGAAATTACTCAAATTAGAGGACAAAACAAGAAACTTGTGACTTCAATAGCAATGGGAATAGTAGTAAAACTATTGGAGCTAGAGAGTGGTAGAGAGACATTGGTGAGTCACCCAAACGGGGTTGATACTTTGGTGAAGTTGGTGTTCAGTGTAAAATGTGATCAAGATTGCAGTGATAGTGCTGTTGAGGCACTTTCCATTGTTTGTGGAGATTATATGAGTGCAAGAGAACAAGCCATTGGTGCTGGGGTTATGACAAAGTTGCTGTTGCTTATGCAGAGTCATTGTGCCACCACTACTAAATCAAAGACCAGAATGCTCCTCAAATTGCTCAAATCCAAGTGGATTCAGGTGCCAAAGTAG
- the LOC112791113 gene encoding uncharacterized protein, with protein MPLILLASLPSLMLQSIQTFKDLVKRPFPTTNNMCLWPSADSSKNGDPNPDFYRLLFLALDPVIRRVAVPGPFYHAFRHELGDLMMFKDNHGNEFHVMLDKVGNNEFLFEGFRSMVSAYNIRHEAWLHTYYQGDGTLCISIRNFDGSHIVYPRPHTRSNSTGPTLISMDPHRPGALSRDVF; from the exons ATGCCCTTAATTTTGTTGGCCAGTTTACCTTCGTTGATGCTGCAATCTATTCAAACCTTCAAGGACCTGGTGAAAAGACCTTTTCCTACCACCAATAA TATGTGTCTTTGGCCATCTGCTGACTCAAGCAAAAATGGTGATCCCAACCCTGATTTCTATAGACTTCTCTTCCTTGCATTGGATCCCGTGATC AGACGAGTTGCAGTTCCCGGCCCCTTTTATCATGCATTTCGTCATGAACTGGGTGATTTGATGATGTTTAAAGACAACCATGGAAATGAATTTCACGTTATGTTAGACAAGGTTGGTAATAATGAATTTCTTTTTGAGGGATTCCGTTCTATGGTTTCCGCCTATAATATCAGGCACGAGGCTTGGTTGCACACCTACTACCAAGGTGATGGCACTCTGTGCATCTCCATAAGGAACTTTGATGGATCCCACATTGTTTATCCAAGACCACATACTCGAAGCAACTCAACTGGTCCAACACTGATTAGCATGGATCCACATCGTCCAGGCGCCCTTTCTCGTGATGTGTTTTAG
- the LOC112780515 gene encoding uncharacterized protein: MAGKVNRGINNGTAPPTFSINGQNYHSIGSLIPNNNERPRFAQLYIYDIDNEVSNRIFAVRSSEIINKLETEIVSELTKMLDMCNPLAKSFRFARDRFADSEPSEIKMRLIRKREKDGRVYNLPTASEVAILIVGDIDDSILDRDIIIQSTANKLQRIDVLHPLYLALQYPLIFPYGEDGFRTGYPSFFITITCNPEWDEIKRSLKDTGLKAQDRPDIVSRIFNLKLGQLIADFKHGQFFGKITACKFNEIYYVIHVSKLKLNNELVSTGICTVEFQKRGLPHAHILLFMHPLSKPKSPDDIDKLISAEILDKIKRPKLYGAVEKYMVHGPCGKYNSKSPCMLNGRCSKYYPKPFRSRTMIDDGGFPKYKRMDNGRIVTKNNTALDNSYIVPYNPSLLLKYGCHINVEHTCQTSAIKYLFKYVHKGNDRVTASFYQTNVDGDSEQVVDEIRNYYDCRYISACEAAWRIFGYDIQQKEPSVIRLPFHLPNEHPVIFRDYENIVDVIDRVDGKLTKLLAWMLTNRLFSYGRTLTYSQFPNKFVWKDDISMWMPRKQGFFIVNGVVYGTFKEACYALGLLQDDKEFIDAIIEASTWASGNYLRVLFVVLLLSNNVVRPEVVWEQCYHVLSEDILFCHRKNMQCADLKLSPEQIMNMTLAKIEDKLQGNGRSLKEFDKMPYPSSDVIDGLEDRLLLDELNFDVDALTKELNNNLSNMNIGQRKAFDVIIQAVNGNAGGFFFVYGCGGTGKTYLYRTLSAAIRSKRGIVLNVASSGIASLLLPNGRTVHSRFKIPLELTEDSVCCIKQGTSLAKLICKARLIIWDEAPMLNKLCYEALDKCFRDILSSEPYYNAELPFGGKVVVLGGDFRQILPVIPMGSRYDIIHSAINASYLWQHCTVLTLTVNMRLTIGPTDKAVDDVIEFSKWLLDIGDGLVGDSMDGESEVHIHPDILIHDSIRPFDDMVEFVYPNLLANITQPSYFKHRSILGPTLEVVNEVNTLIMDRLEGDEKIYLSCDSLCVEEGNMESDLDTITPDVLNAISCSGLPPHQLTLKVGVPVMLLRNIDQSNGLCNGTRLQVRKLGNHVVECMTLTGNKVGQVVIIPRMDMIPTNQGLPFRFQRRQFPIIVSFAMTINKSQGQTLTTVGLYLPRPVFSHGQLYAALSRVKSKNGLRVLIQNNKCNVATSTINVVYREIFGNIH; this comes from the exons ATGGCTGGAAAGGTTAACCGAGGCATTAACAACGGCACGGCTCCACCGACTTTTTCAATTAATGGTCAGAACTACCATTCAATTGGAAGCCTGATCCCTAACAACAATGAAAGGCCGAGATTTGCGCAACTGTACATCTATGACATAGATAATGAAGTGTCTAATCGGATATTTGCTGTGAG GTCGAGTGAAATAATCAACAAACTTGAAACTGAAATCGTGTCTGAACTCACTAAGATGCTGGACATGTGCAATcctcttgccaagagttttcgcTTTGCTCGAGACAGGTTCGCTGATAGCGAGCCTTCAGAAATTAAAATGAGGCTGATTAGGAAGCGAGAAAAGGATGGAAGAGTGTACAACTTACCCACTGCGTCTGAGGTTGCCATCCTGATAGTAGGTGACATTGACGACTCAATCCTTgatagagatattattattcAGTCCACAGCAAATAAGTTGCAAAGAATAGATGTTCTACACCCGTTGTACTTGGCTCTTCAATATCCGTTGATATTTCCATACGGTGAGGATGGATTCAGGACAG GTTATCCTAGCTTTTTCATAACAATTACTTGCAATCCTGAATGGGATGAGATAAAACGTTCGTTAAAAGACACAGGGTTAAAAGCACAAGACCGTCCTGACATTGTATCGAGGATTTTTAACCTAAAGCTCGGTCAGTTGATAGCTGACTTCAAGCATGGTCAATTCTTTGGCAAGATAACGGCATGTAAATTTAATGAAATCTATTATGTTATacatgtatcaaaattaaagctTAACAATGAGTTGGTCTCTACAGGCATCTGCACGGTAGAATTCCAAAAGCGGGGACTCCCACATGCGCACATACTGCTGTTCATGCATCCTCTATCCAAGCCTAAGTCACCAGATGATATTGACAAACTAATCTCAGCTGAGATTCTAGACAAGATCAAGAGGCCAAAACTTTATGGGGCAGTTGAAAAGTACATGGTCCATGGCCCGTGTGGCAAGTATAATAGTAAAAGCCCCTGCATGTTGAACGGTCGGTGCTCAAAGTATTATCCCAAGCCCTTTAGATCAAGGACAATGATTGATGATGGTGGGTTCCCCAAGTATAAGAGGATGGATAATGGTCGGATAGTCACAAAGAATAATACGGCCCTCGATAATTCATATATTGTACCATACAATCCATCACTACTACTGAAATACGGTTGCCATATAAATGTTGAGCACACCTGCCAAACGTCCGCAATAAAGTATTTGTTTAAGTACGTTCACAAGGGCAATGATCGGGTAACTGCTTCTTTCTACCAAACCAATGTAGACGGTGATTCTGAACAAGTGGTAGATGAGATACGCAACTATTATGATTGTCGGTATATCTCAGCCTGTGAGGCAGCTTGGCGCATTTTTGGGTATGACATCCAACAGAAGGAACCTTCGGTCATCAGGCTTCCTTTTCATTTGCCAAATGAACACCCTGTTATATTCAGGGATTACGAAAACATTGTTGATGTAATAGATAGGGTTGATGGCAAGCTAACAAAGCTATTGGCTTGGATGCTTACGAATAGGTTGTTTTCTTATGGTCGTACTCTTACATACAGTCAATTTCCTAACAAATTTGTATGGAAAGATGACATATCCATGTGGATGCCAAGGAAACAAGGATTCTTCATTG TCAATGGGGTTGTGTATGGTACCTTCAAGGAAGCATGCTATGCATTGGGGTTATTGCAAGATGATAAGGAATTCATTGATGCTATAATAGAAGCAAGCACGTGGGCCTCTGGAAACTACTTGCGTGTCCTGTTCGTGGTGCTCTTACTATCTAACAACGTTGTAAGACCCGAGGTTGTTTGGGAGCAGTGTTACCATGTATTGTCCGAGGATATCTTATTCTGTCACAGAAAAAATATGCAGTGTGCAG atCTTAAACTTTCACCGGAACAAATTATGAACATGACACTTGCGAAAATTGAGGACAAGCTTCAGGGTAATGGAAGATCTCTTAAAGAGTTTGACAAGATGCCTTACCCAAGTTCGGACGTTATTGATGGCTTAGAGGATCGACTCCTACTAGATGAGCTGAACTTTGATGTCGATGCCCTAACTAAGGAGCTTAACAACAACCTATCTAATATGAACATAGGTCAGAGAAAAGCATTTGATGTCATCATACAGGCAGTCAATGGTAACGCCGGAGGATTCTTCTTTGTTTATGGCTGCGGTGGTACCGGTAAGACGTATCTATACAGGACTCTATCAGCTGCAATTCGAAGTAAAAGGGGCATTGTACTGAATGTTGCATCCAGTGGGATTGCTTCTTTATTGCTTCCAAATGGACGCACAGTTCATTCAAGGTTTAAGATACCGCTGGAGTTGACAGAGGACTCAGTATGTTGCATTAAGCAAGGTACATCTTTGGCCAAGTTGATATGCAAAGCTAGACTTATTATATGGGATGAGGCACCAATGCTCAACAAACTTTGCTACGAAGCACTCGACAAGTGCTTTCGTGACATCCTGAGCTCAGAACCATATTATAATGCAGAATTACCTTTTGGAGGTAAGGTCGTGGTACTAGGAGGTGACTTTAGACAGATTCTTCCAGTCATTCCAATGGGCTCCCGTTATGATATTATTCATTCAGCTATCAATGCTTCGTATCTATGGCAACACTGTACTGTTCTAACCCTGACAGTGAACATGCGTTTAACTATTGGACCAACAGATAAAGCTGTGGATGATGTTATTGAGTTCTCAAAATGGCTGTTGGATATTGGGGATGGCTTGGTTGGGGATTCTATGGATGGGGAGTCAGAGGTGCATATTCATCCTGACATATTGATACATGATTCAATTCGTCCCTTTGATGATATGGTTGAGTTTGTATACCCTAACCTCTTGGCTAATATTACTCAGCCATCGTACTTTAAACATCGATCCATCCTTGGTCCTACATTAGAGGTGGTCAATGAGGTGAATACGCTCATAATGGATCGTTTGGAAGGggatgaaaaaatatatttaagctGTGATAGTTTGTGTGTTGAGGAAGGAAACATGGAGTCAGACTTGGACACAATTACACCGGATGTTCTTAATGCTATTAGCTGCTCTGGTTTGCCCCCACATCAACTAACTCTAAAAGTAGGTGTGCCAGTCATGCTATTGCGCAATATTGACCAGTCCAACGGTCTATGTAACGGGACAAGATTACAAGTACGGAAACTAGGAAATCATGTCGTTGAGTGCATGACGTTAACAGGAAACAAGGTTGGTCAGGTAGTCATAATACCACGAATGGATATGATTCCTACCAACCAAGGTCTGCCGTTTAGGTTTCAAAGGAGACAATTCCCAATTATTGTGTCCTTCGCAATGACGATTAATAAGTCACAGGGACAAACTTTGACCACGGTTGGGTTGTACTTGCCAAGGCCAGTTTTTTCGCACGGCCAGCTGTATGCTGCACTatcaagagtaaagtcaaagaaTGGACTCAGAGTGTTAATTCAGAATAACAAATGCAACGTGGCCACTTCGACAATCAATGTGGTCTACAGGGAAATATTCGGGAATATCCACTAG